Proteins from one Nicotiana tabacum cultivar K326 chromosome 23, ASM71507v2, whole genome shotgun sequence genomic window:
- the LOC142177284 gene encoding uncharacterized protein LOC142177284, with the protein MYTLRTVVHLLNRVSSKAVLKTPFDLWTGRKPSLRHLNVWGCPTEIRIYNPHEKKLNSRTISSFFIGYPEISKRYRFNCPNHGTRIIKTGNARFIENGEVSGSEEPCNMKIKEVRVQVPLSCTSSKLVALEVVVQHNNQQEQQINDPTTNNEVAVNEPTLDEPQEVELIRSQRQKRSAISDDYLVYLHESETDFGIDNDPISFSQAIESNNSDKWLDAMKDELKSMEQNKVRDLV; encoded by the coding sequence ATGTATACATTAAGGACTGTCGTACACTTGCTAAATAGGGTTTCTAGTAAAGCAGTTCTAAAGACTCCTTTTGACCTTTGGACTGGTAGGAAACCTAGTTTGAGGCACTTGAATGTTTGGGGTTGCCCAACAGAAATAAGAATTTATAATCCACATGAAAAGAAACTGAATTCAAGAACAATCAGTAGTTTCTTCATTGGTTATCCAGAAATATCAAAAAGGTATAGATTCAATTGTCCTAATCACggtacaagaataattaaaactGGAAATGCTAGGTTCATTGAGAATGGTGAAGTTAGTGGGAGTGAAGAACCATGTaatatgaaaattaaagaagttaGGGTGCAAGTTCCTCTGTCCTGCACTTCTTCTAAACTTGTTGCTCTTGAAGTTGTTGTACAACATAACAATcagcaagaacaacaaataaatgaTCCTACTACTAACAATGAAGTTGCAGTTAATGAACCTACATTAGATGAACCACAAGAAGTAGAATTAATAAGGTCTCAAAGACAAAAGAGATCTGCTATTTCAGATGATTATTTAGTTTATCTACATGAGTCAGAAACTGACTTTGGAATTGATAATGATCCAATTTCATTTTCACAAGCCATTGAAAGTAATAATTCTGATAAATGGTTAGATGCTATGAAAGATGAGTTGAAGTCTATGGAACAAAATAAGGTTCGGGACCTTGTTTAA